The Candidatus Saccharibacteria bacterium oral taxon 488 genome has a segment encoding these proteins:
- a CDS encoding divergent PAP2 family protein, with protein MQYILIPGIAWFVAQSSKHLARLFGRNRRVTQSNPRSPVLFSGGMPSAHSATVVSLALTIGHYQGWGSPLFGLAAWFAAIVLYDAVMVRFSSGQQGDLLNKVVRKDYPKLSTIRVAHGHTLPEMLVGAAVGTVVTFVVIFATR; from the coding sequence ATGCAATACATCCTGATACCGGGCATCGCGTGGTTTGTAGCGCAGTCATCAAAGCATCTGGCCCGGCTGTTTGGCCGTAATCGTCGAGTTACACAGTCGAACCCCCGTTCGCCGGTATTATTTTCGGGTGGTATGCCGAGTGCTCACAGTGCAACAGTGGTGTCACTTGCGCTGACTATCGGCCACTACCAGGGGTGGGGAAGTCCGCTGTTTGGCCTGGCTGCGTGGTTCGCGGCAATCGTATTGTATGATGCGGTGATGGTGCGATTTTCCTCTGGACAACAAGGTGACTTGCTAAATAAGGTGGTGCGAAAAGATTATCCAAAGCTGTCGACGATTAGGGTGGCACATGGTCATACACTGCCAGAAATGCTTGTCGGGGCGGCCGTGGGCACGGTTGTAACCTTTGTTGTAATTTTCGCTACAAGATAA